One window of the Cryptomeria japonica chromosome 7, Sugi_1.0, whole genome shotgun sequence genome contains the following:
- the LOC131057344 gene encoding probable fatty acyl-CoA reductase 4 — MSAYVNVGSRGMVREEVVRMGERVPYSGGEISVSQIEFEYNLIEQIIEEFKNVLAEAWSEEKESKYMKEFGAQRAMNFGWPNVYVFTKAIGELMVDYFREYIPTVIIRPTIIESCIKDPLPGWMEGNRMIDPVIIGYGKGRISFFLAAPQLVLDVIPVDVVANCMIASIARNASQSGLSVYHVASSNMNPLKYNVIVDASYNYFSAHPCTSRNGRIVLYIVDKLLLGYFRLQPLYTLLLEKYKFALKLAQIYEPFLFFKGTFDISNMEDLWNKMSERDQENFNFDVKSIDWKRYFMNCHIPGLVKYVMRG, encoded by the exons ATGTCAGCTTATGTCAATGTTGGGAGCAGGGGCATGGTCAGAGAAGAAGTTGTAAGGATGGGAGAAAGAGTTCCATACAGCGGTGGAGAAATATCAGTCTCTCAGATAGAGTTCGAGTACAATTTAATAGAGCAGATCATAGAAGAGTTCAAGAATGTTTTAGCCGAGGCATGGTCGGAAGAAAAGGAGTCCAAATATATGAAGGAATTTGGGGCACAAAG GGCGATGAACTTTGGATGGCCAAATGTTTATGTTTTCACAAAAGCAATTGGAGAGTTGATGGTGGATTACTTCCGAGAATATATACCAACGGTTATCATTCGTCCAACAATAATCGAGAGTTGTATTAAAGACCCACTTCCGGGATGGATGGAAGGCAACAG AATGATTGACCCTGTGATTATTGGATATGGAAAGGGGCGAATCTCATTCTTCCTGGCTGCTCCCCAACTAGTGCTAGATGTA ATTCCGGTGGACGTGGTTGCTAATTGCATGATAGCATCGATAGCGAGGAATGCGTCACAGTCGGGTCTATCTGTCTATCATGTAGCTTCCTCAAATATGAACCCATTGAAGTACAATGTGATTGTGGATGCTAGTTATAACTACTTTTCAGCACATCCGTGCACATCTAGGAATGGGAGGATC GTACTCTACATTGTGGATAAGCTTCTGTTGGGCTACTTTAGGCTGCAACCGCTCTACACTCTTCTGCTTGAGAAGTACAAATTTGCATTGAAGCTCGCTCAAATCTATGAACCCTTTCTTTTCTTCAAGGGAAC GTTTGATATCTCAAACATGGAAGATTTGTGGAACAAAATGTCAGAGAGAGATCAAGAGAATTTCAACTTTGATGTTAAGAGCATAGACTGGAAACGCTATTTCATGAATTGTCATATTCCTGGACTTGTAAAATATGTTATGAGAGGATGA